In the genome of Streptomyces sp. NBC_00237, one region contains:
- a CDS encoding LysE family translocator has product MIALTAVGGVALVELGMALTPGPNMIHLASRAITQGRRAGLVSLSGTAVGFVCYLLAAAAGLSAIFAAVPVTFTVVKLAGAAYLAYLAWDMLRPGGRSPFAPTQDLPPVSDARLFSMGLLTNLLNPKIALMYAALLPQFLDPQAGPAWGQLLQLGAVQIVVGISVNALIMLGAARMSAFLATRPRILTAQRFTAGGLLGAFALQTALSRNVAST; this is encoded by the coding sequence GTGATCGCTCTGACCGCAGTCGGAGGAGTGGCCCTCGTCGAACTGGGCATGGCGTTGACTCCCGGACCGAACATGATTCACCTCGCCTCCCGGGCGATCACCCAGGGCCGCAGGGCGGGACTGGTCAGCCTCAGCGGGACCGCCGTGGGATTCGTGTGCTACCTCCTGGCCGCGGCTGCGGGCTTGTCCGCGATATTCGCCGCCGTGCCGGTGACCTTCACGGTGGTCAAGCTCGCCGGGGCCGCCTATCTGGCGTACCTCGCCTGGGACATGCTCCGGCCCGGCGGGCGCTCGCCCTTCGCCCCGACCCAGGACCTGCCTCCGGTCTCCGACGCCCGCCTGTTCTCGATGGGGCTGCTGACCAACCTGCTGAACCCCAAGATCGCCCTGATGTACGCCGCGTTGCTGCCCCAGTTCCTGGACCCGCAGGCCGGTCCGGCCTGGGGACAGTTGCTTCAGCTCGGGGCGGTGCAGATCGTCGTGGGAATCTCGGTGAACGCCCTGATCATGCTGGGCGCGGCCCGTATGTCGGCGTTCCTGGCCACCCGGCCCCGCATCCTGACCGCCCAACGCTTCACGGCAGGCGGTCTGCTCGGTGCTTTCGCCCTGCAGACCGCACTGTCCCGCAACGTCGCGTCCACCTGA
- a CDS encoding FtsX-like permease family protein, translated as MRAVWRASRAAVKRRRVQTFVIGLVVLCSTTTVLLALTLLSAASSPFDTAYAEQRGAHTAASFDTTKVTPQQLARTARQSGVEAAAGPFGQTVVGIPKNWLWMPGGTLTVVGRADPAGPVDRIDLLEGHWATKPGEIVVNWSAQGSPGTEYLGTKLKTPGGATLTVVGFATSMSKSASAWVSPAQMTALHPTSAQMLYRFTESDTEAQLRTSLERATEGVPKEALTGAQTYLTLKQAFSALADSYLPFMTLFGVLGLLVSVLIVGNVVSGAVVSGYRHIGVLKALGFTPNQVVAVYLTMLSVPALAGSVLGALAGTALAEPIMKVAFTGIDVGRASVGGSSPWLSVACLLGMPALVLVTALIPALRAHRLPAAQAISAGGAPRTGRGLRVQRLLGATRLPRPVSLGMGQPFARPARTLLTLAAIVLGVTTVTLSTGLTSTLVAYGNVGKEDGGARIQVTTGDATTAPRLSDTQIEEKLRALPGVQGVRARAFSQANLTGQNQHVYADFYRGDTSLYEHTIVKGRAPKAAGEIVAGPAFLTQRGLKIGDRTTLELNGRKITATVVGQVIEGNARALEATWDTLTRLAPDAHATEYTVRLAPDADAHAYAEAAGKLDPAVHASVLDPGNAGTTTVITFSTVFTVLLTLVASLGVFNTVLLNTRERRRDLGMLKSIGMTPRQVILMTVTSVAGLGAVGALLGIPLGVAAHRLVVDHVGVVDFPEYMKDVWHAPQLAAMFLAGVTIAVLGALLPARTAARTTIATVLHTE; from the coding sequence ATGAGGGCCGTATGGAGAGCCTCCCGGGCAGCCGTGAAGCGGCGTCGGGTCCAGACCTTCGTGATCGGACTGGTGGTGCTCTGCTCCACCACCACCGTCCTGCTCGCACTGACCCTGCTGAGCGCCGCCTCCAGCCCCTTCGACACGGCGTACGCCGAGCAGCGCGGCGCCCATACTGCCGCTTCCTTCGACACCACGAAGGTCACCCCGCAACAACTGGCCCGTACCGCGCGGCAGTCGGGGGTGGAGGCCGCCGCGGGACCATTCGGACAGACCGTCGTCGGCATACCCAAGAACTGGCTGTGGATGCCGGGTGGCACCCTCACGGTGGTGGGCCGGGCCGACCCGGCGGGTCCCGTGGACCGGATCGACCTCCTGGAGGGCCACTGGGCCACCAAGCCCGGTGAGATCGTCGTCAACTGGTCCGCGCAGGGCTCTCCCGGCACCGAATACCTCGGTACGAAGCTGAAGACACCGGGCGGAGCGACGCTGACCGTCGTCGGGTTCGCCACCAGCATGAGCAAGTCGGCGAGCGCCTGGGTCTCACCCGCGCAGATGACCGCCCTGCACCCCACCTCCGCCCAGATGCTCTACCGCTTCACAGAATCCGACACCGAAGCCCAGCTGCGTACTTCGCTGGAACGGGCCACCGAGGGAGTGCCCAAGGAAGCTCTCACCGGCGCACAGACCTACCTCACCCTCAAGCAGGCGTTCTCGGCGCTGGCCGACTCCTACCTCCCCTTCATGACCCTCTTCGGCGTCCTCGGCCTGCTGGTCTCGGTCCTGATCGTCGGCAACGTGGTCAGCGGGGCGGTCGTCTCCGGATACCGGCACATCGGCGTCCTCAAGGCGCTGGGCTTCACCCCCAACCAAGTCGTCGCCGTCTACCTGACCATGCTCTCCGTACCGGCCCTGGCTGGCAGCGTGCTGGGCGCCCTGGCCGGTACCGCACTGGCCGAACCGATCATGAAGGTCGCCTTCACCGGCATCGACGTCGGCCGGGCCTCGGTCGGCGGGAGCAGCCCCTGGCTGTCCGTGGCCTGCCTGCTGGGCATGCCCGCCCTCGTTCTGGTCACCGCCCTGATCCCCGCCCTGCGGGCCCACCGGCTGCCCGCCGCCCAGGCCATCAGCGCGGGAGGCGCCCCCCGCACCGGGCGCGGACTGCGCGTCCAGCGGCTCCTTGGCGCCACCCGCCTGCCCCGCCCGGTCAGCCTGGGCATGGGCCAGCCCTTCGCCCGCCCCGCCCGCACCCTGCTGACCCTGGCCGCCATCGTCCTCGGCGTCACCACCGTCACCCTGTCCACCGGTCTGACCAGCACCCTGGTGGCCTACGGCAACGTCGGCAAGGAGGACGGCGGCGCCCGCATCCAGGTCACCACCGGCGACGCCACCACGGCACCCCGCCTCAGCGACACACAGATCGAAGAGAAGCTGCGCGCCCTGCCGGGTGTGCAGGGGGTCCGGGCCCGCGCCTTCTCCCAGGCGAACCTGACCGGCCAGAACCAGCACGTCTACGCCGACTTCTACCGTGGTGACACCTCCCTCTACGAGCACACCATCGTCAAGGGCCGGGCCCCGAAGGCGGCCGGTGAGATCGTGGCCGGACCGGCCTTCCTCACCCAACGCGGCCTGAAGATCGGCGACCGCACCACCCTCGAACTGAACGGAAGGAAGATCACCGCGACCGTCGTGGGCCAGGTCATCGAGGGCAACGCCCGTGCCCTGGAAGCCACATGGGACACCTTGACCCGACTCGCACCCGACGCCCACGCCACCGAGTACACGGTCCGCCTCGCCCCCGACGCCGATGCCCACGCCTACGCCGAGGCCGCCGGGAAGCTCGACCCGGCCGTGCACGCCTCCGTACTGGACCCCGGCAACGCCGGTACCACCACCGTCATCACCTTCTCCACCGTCTTCACCGTGCTGCTCACCCTCGTCGCCTCCCTCGGCGTCTTCAACACCGTCCTGCTCAACACCCGGGAACGGCGCAGGGACCTGGGCATGCTCAAGTCCATCGGCATGACCCCCCGCCAGGTCATCCTGATGACGGTCACCTCGGTCGCCGGACTCGGCGCGGTCGGCGCACTGCTCGGCATCCCGCTCGGCGTCGCGGCCCACCGTCTCGTCGTGGACCACGTCGGGGTGGTCGACTTCCCCGAGTACATGAAGGACGTCTGGCACGCGCCCCAACTGGCGGCGATGTTCCTGGCCGGAGTGACGATCGCCGTACTCGGCGCTCTCCTCCCCGCCCGTACGGCGGCCCGCACCACCATCGCCACAGTTCTGCACACGGAATAG
- a CDS encoding ABC transporter ATP-binding protein, with the protein MTNDHDGVRQTVVRLDVVHKEYGDAKALDGLSLEIKAGDAVAVMGPSGCGKSTLLNMVAGLDRPTSGTVEVQGHDLGKLNETGLALFRRRHVGMIFQFFNLIDDLPVLDNVALAAQLTGTPAKQARRRALELLDELGVAERRNNYPATLSGGERQRVAVARALMNRPALLLADEPTGALDSRSGEQVMDLLIDLNQIGQTLLIVTHDPHLATRCASRLVEVADGRVARERTLEVSA; encoded by the coding sequence ATGACAAACGATCACGACGGTGTCCGGCAGACAGTGGTACGGCTGGACGTCGTGCACAAGGAGTACGGCGACGCGAAGGCCCTGGACGGGCTCTCGCTGGAGATCAAGGCGGGCGACGCGGTCGCGGTGATGGGCCCTTCCGGCTGCGGCAAGTCCACGCTGCTCAACATGGTGGCCGGTCTGGACCGGCCGACCTCGGGCACGGTCGAGGTGCAGGGCCACGACCTGGGCAAGCTGAACGAAACGGGCCTCGCTCTGTTCCGGCGCCGCCACGTCGGCATGATCTTCCAGTTCTTCAACCTCATCGACGACCTGCCCGTCCTGGACAACGTGGCACTGGCCGCGCAGCTGACCGGCACCCCGGCCAAGCAGGCACGCCGCCGGGCCCTGGAGCTGCTGGACGAACTCGGTGTCGCCGAGCGCCGCAACAACTACCCGGCGACACTCAGTGGCGGCGAACGTCAACGCGTCGCTGTCGCACGGGCGTTGATGAACCGTCCCGCTCTCCTCCTCGCCGACGAGCCGACCGGCGCTCTCGACAGCCGGTCGGGCGAGCAGGTGATGGACCTGCTGATCGACCTCAACCAGATCGGCCAGACCCTGCTGATCGTCACCCACGACCCGCACCTGGCCACCCGCTGCGCCAGTCGGCTCGTCGAAGTCGCCGACGGCCGGGTCGCCCGCGAGCGCACCCTGGAGGTGTCGGCATGA
- a CDS encoding sensor histidine kinase has translation MGESWTTSLIIALAVAVGAAGWLAVAAARARRRHREAIEERGWLLERERESATRAAVDAERARIASELHDIVSHNVSVMVVQAGAAREVLTTLPEEAAAAMSAVETAGRNTMTELRHLLGLLAPAQNGEDEPYDVDLSPQPSLSRLGPLVDKIAFAGLPVEMRVSGEPRPLPTGVDVTAYRIIQEGLTNALKHGDGAKAEVTVRYADNHLRVEVLNSGPSVLSGTAPAPTEQGRDKRDKADGTGRGLLGLRERVSVYGGDLDARRRIGGGYRVRARIPLDRP, from the coding sequence ATGGGGGAATCGTGGACGACTTCGCTGATCATCGCGCTGGCTGTGGCAGTTGGTGCCGCCGGATGGCTGGCGGTGGCAGCGGCGCGGGCGCGACGCCGCCACCGCGAGGCCATCGAGGAGCGCGGCTGGCTGCTGGAGCGTGAGCGGGAGAGCGCGACTCGGGCCGCGGTCGATGCCGAACGGGCAAGGATCGCCTCGGAGTTGCACGACATCGTCAGCCACAACGTCAGCGTCATGGTGGTGCAGGCCGGTGCCGCCCGCGAAGTACTGACCACCCTGCCCGAGGAAGCCGCCGCCGCGATGAGCGCCGTGGAGACCGCAGGCCGGAACACGATGACCGAGCTGCGGCACCTGCTCGGCCTGCTCGCCCCCGCGCAGAACGGCGAGGACGAACCGTACGACGTGGACCTGTCGCCGCAACCGAGCCTCAGCCGGCTCGGCCCGCTCGTCGACAAGATCGCCTTCGCCGGTCTGCCCGTCGAGATGCGGGTCTCGGGCGAACCTCGCCCCCTGCCGACCGGGGTCGACGTCACCGCCTACCGGATCATCCAGGAGGGTCTGACCAATGCGCTCAAACACGGAGACGGGGCGAAAGCCGAAGTGACGGTGCGGTACGCGGACAACCACCTGCGCGTCGAAGTGCTCAACAGCGGGCCGAGCGTCCTGTCGGGCACCGCGCCCGCCCCGACGGAACAGGGCCGGGACAAGCGGGACAAGGCAGACGGCACGGGGCGCGGGCTGCTGGGCCTGCGCGAGCGAGTGTCCGTCTACGGCGGAGACCTCGACGCACGCCGCCGCATCGGCGGCGGCTACCGGGTCCGCGCCCGCATCCCCCTGGACCGCCCGTGA
- a CDS encoding response regulator transcription factor, giving the protein MTSPDAPAPRVVIADDQELLRTGFRMILTARGIDVVGEACDGVEAVTVARELRPDVVLMDIRMPRMDGLEATRHILAQAPDCRVIMLTTFDLDTYVYAALAAGASGFLLKDVTPAHLAAAVRLVDTGDALLAPAITRRLVERFAADPPAPAPATGLRPAVPAVHRDLAVLTPREREVLTWMGRGLSNTELAGRLTLSEATVKTHVARIFSKLSLRDRAQAVVLAYETGLVSPGDAEEDVRPA; this is encoded by the coding sequence GTGACCTCCCCCGACGCACCCGCCCCTCGCGTGGTGATCGCCGACGACCAGGAACTGCTGCGCACCGGCTTCCGCATGATCCTCACCGCCCGGGGCATCGACGTGGTGGGCGAAGCCTGCGACGGCGTCGAGGCCGTCACCGTGGCGCGCGAACTGCGCCCCGACGTCGTCCTGATGGACATCCGCATGCCCCGCATGGACGGCCTGGAGGCCACCCGTCACATCCTCGCCCAGGCCCCGGACTGCCGGGTGATCATGCTGACCACCTTCGACCTCGACACGTACGTCTACGCCGCCCTCGCCGCCGGAGCCAGCGGCTTCCTCCTCAAGGACGTCACCCCCGCACACCTGGCCGCCGCCGTACGCCTCGTCGACACCGGTGACGCCCTCCTCGCCCCCGCGATCACCCGCCGCCTCGTGGAACGCTTCGCCGCCGATCCCCCGGCACCGGCCCCGGCCACCGGCCTCCGGCCCGCGGTCCCGGCGGTCCACCGAGACCTGGCGGTACTGACACCGCGCGAGCGGGAGGTGCTGACGTGGATGGGCCGGGGCCTGTCCAACACCGAACTCGCCGGCCGGCTGACGCTCAGCGAGGCGACGGTGAAGACCCATGTCGCCCGGATATTCTCCAAGTTGAGCCTGCGCGACCGCGCCCAGGCCGTCGTCCTCGCCTACGAGACGGGACTCGTCTCGCCGGGAGACGCCGAGGAAGACGTCAGGCCCGCGTGA
- a CDS encoding response regulator transcription factor, producing the protein MTVRVVLADDQPLVRSGLSMIMSEYPELEVVGEAATGTEAVQRVAELAPDVVVMDIRMPGMDGIEATRLITGATTRTRVLVLTTFDEDDHVYAALRAGASGFVVKDMALDDIVAAIRVVAAGDSLLAPGVTRRLIADLVEHREGTPRRPLRPVEGITEREQEVLTLIGQGRSNTEIAEDLFITVATAKSHVSRLFTKLGARDRVQLVITAYEWGLVAPPH; encoded by the coding sequence ATGACCGTACGCGTAGTACTCGCCGACGACCAGCCACTGGTGCGCTCCGGCCTGAGCATGATCATGAGCGAGTACCCGGAACTGGAGGTCGTCGGCGAGGCCGCGACCGGCACCGAAGCGGTCCAGCGCGTCGCGGAACTCGCTCCGGACGTCGTGGTGATGGACATCCGCATGCCCGGCATGGACGGTATCGAGGCGACCCGCCTGATCACCGGTGCCACGACACGGACCCGGGTCCTGGTCCTGACCACGTTCGACGAGGACGACCACGTCTACGCCGCGCTGCGCGCGGGTGCCAGCGGCTTCGTGGTCAAGGACATGGCCCTGGACGACATCGTCGCGGCCATCCGCGTGGTGGCTGCCGGGGACTCACTGCTCGCCCCGGGGGTGACACGACGTCTGATCGCGGACTTGGTCGAACACCGCGAAGGCACTCCTCGGCGCCCCCTGCGACCGGTCGAGGGCATCACCGAGCGCGAGCAGGAGGTCCTCACCCTGATCGGGCAGGGCCGGTCGAACACCGAGATCGCGGAAGACCTGTTCATCACGGTGGCCACCGCCAAGTCCCACGTGTCGCGGCTGTTCACCAAGCTCGGCGCCCGGGACCGGGTCCAGCTCGTGATCACGGCGTACGAGTGGGGACTCGTGGCTCCGCCGCACTGA
- a CDS encoding sensor histidine kinase encodes MRTRAAAAVGGFLYVLVHGLLVGAATQTSGTVRAVGSLLALGLLAEVVRRLPVAALVLVLLGVTFMIAGDPSAAGARSSVAYQGQFLAYLAADFVLARIVATRPRRTAIAAATVTGAVPLLMTGAFSRGNSMTVNVLITLLALLASCATGLLARERREHAVALREQEVTEAVTAERLRIARELHDMVAHSIGIIAIQAGAGNRVIHTQPAKAQQALQAIEDTSREALSGLRRTLVSLRRADPGTAAPPASPLPPAPGLADVERLAAGTAAAGVRVEVHRTGDARPLPPDIDLSAYRIVQEALTNVVRHAGTGHCHVTIGHEDGELSVEVVDDGRGPGDEPGSRPGGPRPGHGFGLVGMRERVALLNGRFSAGPGHHGGFRVSARLPLPETTSVVLESR; translated from the coding sequence ATGAGAACGAGAGCCGCAGCAGCGGTCGGTGGCTTCCTGTACGTCCTGGTGCACGGGCTGTTGGTGGGAGCCGCCACGCAGACCTCCGGCACCGTGCGCGCGGTGGGATCCCTGCTGGCCCTGGGCCTGCTCGCCGAAGTGGTACGACGCCTGCCCGTGGCAGCACTGGTACTGGTGCTGCTCGGGGTCACCTTCATGATCGCGGGCGACCCGAGTGCCGCCGGGGCGCGGTCGTCGGTCGCCTACCAGGGACAGTTCCTCGCCTACCTGGCCGCCGACTTCGTCCTCGCCCGCATCGTGGCCACCCGCCCGCGACGGACCGCGATCGCCGCCGCGACCGTCACCGGCGCCGTGCCCCTGTTGATGACCGGTGCCTTCTCCCGAGGCAACAGCATGACCGTCAACGTACTGATCACGCTGCTGGCCCTTCTCGCCTCGTGCGCCACCGGTCTGCTGGCCCGCGAGCGGCGTGAGCACGCGGTGGCCCTGCGCGAGCAGGAGGTGACCGAGGCCGTCACCGCGGAACGGCTGCGGATAGCACGGGAGTTGCACGACATGGTCGCGCACAGCATCGGCATCATCGCCATCCAGGCAGGCGCGGGCAACAGGGTGATCCACACACAGCCCGCGAAGGCACAGCAAGCACTGCAGGCCATCGAGGACACCAGCAGAGAAGCACTCTCCGGTCTCAGGCGCACCTTGGTCTCACTCCGCCGGGCAGATCCGGGAACGGCGGCCCCGCCCGCGTCACCACTGCCCCCGGCACCCGGGCTCGCCGACGTGGAGCGGCTCGCGGCGGGCACCGCCGCCGCCGGGGTCCGCGTCGAGGTGCACCGCACCGGTGACGCGCGTCCGCTGCCGCCCGACATCGACCTGTCCGCGTACCGCATCGTGCAGGAGGCGCTCACCAACGTGGTCCGGCACGCCGGCACCGGGCACTGCCACGTCACCATCGGACACGAGGACGGCGAACTGTCCGTCGAAGTCGTCGACGACGGGAGGGGACCGGGGGACGAACCGGGCTCCCGTCCCGGCGGCCCGCGTCCCGGCCACGGATTCGGCCTCGTCGGCATGCGGGAGAGGGTCGCCCTGCTCAACGGCCGCTTCAGTGCCGGCCCGGGACACCATGGCGGCTTCCGGGTTTCGGCCCGCCTGCCCCTGCCGGAAACCACCTCCGTCGTGCTGGAGAGCCGATGA
- a CDS encoding ABC transporter ATP-binding protein: MIEVNELTKRYGSKTAVDQLTFTVRPGRVTGFLGPNGAGKTTTLHMILGLDTPSGGTATVTGVPFRSHARGLHHVGALLDAHQVHPGRSARAHLSALAAGNGIPLRRADEVLEEVGLADAAGRRVGGFSLGMKQRLGVANALLGDPPVLMFDEPVNGMDPEGVLWMRRLFRRLAAEGRTVFLSSHLMSEMENTADDLVVIGRGRLIAAETVRDFAARGTRGAVVVGTPQAAELTALLTAAGAAVVPEGSAGTEKLTVTGLSVERVGALALDHRIVLTELSTRTASLEAAFMELTADSVEYTAGHTS, from the coding sequence GTGATCGAAGTCAACGAACTCACCAAGCGCTACGGCAGCAAGACAGCCGTCGACCAGCTGACCTTCACCGTGCGGCCGGGCCGGGTCACCGGATTCCTCGGCCCCAACGGAGCGGGCAAGACCACCACCCTGCACATGATCCTCGGCCTGGACACACCCTCTGGCGGCACGGCCACCGTCACGGGTGTCCCCTTCCGCAGCCACGCACGGGGGCTGCACCACGTGGGCGCCCTCCTGGACGCCCACCAGGTGCACCCGGGGCGCAGCGCCAGGGCCCACCTCAGCGCCCTCGCCGCCGGCAACGGAATCCCGCTGCGCCGGGCGGACGAGGTACTGGAGGAGGTAGGGCTCGCCGACGCCGCCGGCCGCCGCGTCGGCGGGTTCTCCCTGGGCATGAAGCAGCGTCTCGGCGTGGCCAACGCCCTGCTCGGCGACCCACCGGTGCTCATGTTCGACGAACCGGTCAACGGCATGGACCCGGAGGGCGTGCTGTGGATGCGCCGCCTCTTTCGCCGCCTGGCCGCCGAGGGCCGCACGGTCTTCCTCTCCAGCCACCTGATGTCGGAGATGGAGAACACCGCGGACGACCTGGTCGTCATCGGCCGGGGCCGGCTCATCGCCGCCGAAACGGTACGGGACTTCGCCGCCCGCGGCACCCGGGGCGCGGTGGTGGTGGGCACCCCCCAGGCCGCCGAGCTGACCGCGCTCCTGACCGCCGCGGGCGCGGCCGTCGTACCGGAAGGCTCCGCAGGCACCGAGAAGCTCACGGTGACCGGGCTGTCCGTGGAGCGCGTCGGCGCACTCGCCCTCGACCACCGGATCGTGCTGACCGAACTGAGCACCCGTACGGCCTCGTTGGAGGCCGCGTTCATGGAACTCACCGCCGACAGCGTCGAATACACGGCAGGACACACCTCATGA
- a CDS encoding ABC transporter permease, whose product MTTLSPSTAYLSSGRTGQPPRFADLIRSEWIKTRSLRSTWWTIALIGLFVIGSAAVAATANNNLADGHSGQQPPAFQPFTAFPATGYMMLMVVAGAMGALGAVSEYGNGMIRTTTVAVPARGTLVLAKAVTTAGLWAAAGTVISLGSFLTSQAILDAEHAGVPLTHPGVPRALAASALLAPLCALVGLGLGFLLRHGAATMIASTFVLLILPTLFSTSTRWSATVNHSTLMAAWNRLVQNWGPSPDSLAFMPTVPGSWLVYALWPPVTLALAVVLVRRRDV is encoded by the coding sequence ATGACCACGCTCAGCCCCAGCACGGCGTACCTCTCCTCCGGCCGTACCGGGCAGCCGCCCCGCTTCGCCGATCTGATCCGCTCCGAGTGGATCAAAACGCGGTCGCTGCGTTCCACTTGGTGGACCATCGCTCTGATCGGCCTGTTCGTCATCGGTTCCGCCGCCGTGGCGGCGACGGCGAACAACAACCTCGCCGACGGCCACAGCGGTCAGCAGCCCCCCGCCTTCCAGCCCTTCACCGCCTTCCCGGCGACCGGCTACATGATGCTCATGGTCGTCGCCGGCGCGATGGGCGCCCTGGGCGCGGTGAGCGAGTACGGCAACGGCATGATCCGCACCACCACGGTGGCCGTCCCCGCGCGCGGCACCCTGGTCCTGGCCAAGGCAGTGACCACCGCCGGGCTGTGGGCCGCCGCGGGAACGGTCATCTCCCTCGGCTCCTTCCTGACCTCCCAGGCCATCCTCGACGCCGAGCACGCAGGAGTGCCGCTCACGCACCCCGGAGTGCCGAGGGCACTGGCGGCCTCCGCCCTCCTGGCACCCCTCTGCGCGCTCGTCGGCCTCGGCCTCGGCTTCCTGCTCCGCCACGGTGCCGCCACCATGATCGCCAGCACTTTCGTCCTGCTGATCCTGCCCACGCTCTTCTCGACGAGCACCCGGTGGTCCGCCACCGTCAACCACAGCACGCTGATGGCCGCCTGGAATCGTCTGGTCCAGAACTGGGGGCCCTCACCGGACTCCCTGGCCTTCATGCCGACCGTTCCCGGCTCCTGGCTCGTCTACGCGCTCTGGCCACCGGTCACGCTGGCCCTCGCCGTGGTGCTCGTCCGACGCCGCGACGTCTGA
- a CDS encoding LysR family transcriptional regulator: protein MLERLELEAFLTLAEELHFGRTAERLHVSTARISQTIKRLERRIGTPLFERSSRHVCLTEAGRLLHADVRPAYDQIEAGVEKAINAARGVDRLLRVGFLGAAAGQLLAQAARHFDQGNPGRRARLREMQIVDGLRRLRAGDVDLLVVSLPHHEPDMVTGPVLFSEPRVLGVSSGHPLARRDSVSLEDLAAVRMLQVAEAFPDYWRADRTPRLTPAGRPIAPGPQFETLQEALAMIDADEGAFVMGDQVSRFYARPGVTYLPLTDAGPLEWAPTWLVTNTAPEIHAFNRTAQDVAARFARSDVAASDEHHGEGQRDRWPERVDEPGAGNGRHEGQGVR from the coding sequence GTGCTGGAACGGCTTGAGCTGGAAGCGTTTCTGACGCTGGCCGAGGAGCTGCACTTCGGCCGCACGGCCGAGCGCCTGCACGTGAGCACGGCCCGGATCAGCCAGACGATAAAGAGGCTGGAACGGCGCATCGGCACACCGCTGTTCGAACGCAGCAGCCGTCATGTCTGCCTCACCGAGGCCGGCCGACTGCTGCACGCGGACGTGCGCCCGGCCTACGACCAGATCGAGGCAGGCGTGGAGAAGGCGATCAACGCCGCGCGCGGCGTTGATCGCCTTCTCCGGGTCGGGTTCCTCGGCGCCGCCGCTGGACAGCTCCTGGCACAGGCCGCTCGGCATTTCGACCAGGGGAACCCCGGCCGCCGGGCCCGGCTCAGGGAGATGCAGATCGTCGACGGCCTCCGGCGGTTGCGGGCGGGCGATGTCGACCTTCTGGTCGTGAGCCTGCCGCACCACGAACCCGACATGGTCACCGGGCCGGTCCTCTTCTCCGAACCCCGGGTGCTGGGGGTGTCGTCCGGCCACCCGCTCGCCCGCCGGGACAGCGTTTCGCTGGAAGACCTGGCTGCGGTCAGGATGCTGCAGGTGGCTGAAGCCTTTCCCGACTACTGGCGCGCGGACCGCACACCCCGTCTGACGCCGGCGGGCCGCCCCATCGCCCCGGGCCCCCAGTTCGAAACGCTCCAGGAGGCCCTGGCGATGATCGACGCCGACGAAGGCGCCTTCGTCATGGGCGACCAGGTGTCACGGTTCTACGCGCGCCCCGGGGTCACCTATCTGCCGCTGACCGATGCGGGGCCCCTGGAATGGGCGCCCACCTGGCTCGTCACCAACACCGCGCCCGAGATCCACGCCTTCAACCGGACCGCCCAGGACGTCGCTGCCCGGTTCGCCCGCTCAGACGTCGCGGCGTCGGACGAGCACCACGGCGAGGGCCAGCGTGACCGGTGGCCAGAGCGCGTAGACGAGCCAGGAGCCGGGAACGGTCGGCATGAAGGCCAGGGAGTCCGGTGA